A stretch of Parcubacteria group bacterium DNA encodes these proteins:
- a CDS encoding pilin: MNKNKNNFWLDFFLLFLFLIIGTFFFYRAINAAGPYDYTALEPIPGTANTGADLKLYIEAIYKFAIWTVGIAAVLMLTIGGFMYMVSAGNTSKMDTAKKIVTDAILGLIIALGAYLILYVINPDLVKITITMKSLGGGTVTESKPNPNTPLAPNSSGCSAIVSAAQAMKNQGCQYDQGKRNGCVGSPGYTDCSNFAGGAYAKASCRKPGNVARDFYSGGESVGEASSLKAGDVLATLTPNPHVVVCEGSGCSTVIHASGKKAGIKESNGSYYLNKSDIRVIRASRYCDSCGN; the protein is encoded by the coding sequence ATGAACAAAAATAAAAATAATTTTTGGCTGGATTTTTTTCTCCTGTTTCTTTTTCTTATCATAGGAACTTTCTTTTTCTACCGCGCAATTAATGCTGCCGGACCATATGATTACACTGCGCTTGAACCAATTCCGGGAACTGCAAATACCGGAGCCGATCTCAAACTTTACATCGAAGCAATATATAAATTTGCCATTTGGACTGTCGGAATTGCGGCTGTCTTGATGCTGACCATCGGAGGATTTATGTATATGGTTAGCGCAGGAAACACTTCCAAGATGGACACAGCCAAAAAAATAGTAACCGATGCCATCTTGGGGCTCATCATTGCCCTGGGCGCTTATCTCATCCTTTATGTTATTAATCCTGATTTGGTAAAAATTACGATAACGATGAAATCGCTGGGAGGCGGAACAGTAACAGAATCGAAACCAAACCCAAATACTCCTCTTGCACCAAATTCTAGCGGATGCAGCGCGATTGTATCTGCAGCACAAGCGATGAAAAATCAAGGATGCCAGTATGATCAAGGAAAAAGAAATGGATGCGTTGGAAGTCCTGGATATACTGATTGCTCTAATTTTGCAGGAGGGGCTTATGCTAAAGCTTCCTGCAGGAAACCTGGTAATGTAGCAAGAGATTTTTATTCAGGAGGTGAAAGCGTAGGCGAAGCTAGTTCGCTTAAGGCAGGAGATGTTTTGGCCACGTTAACTCCCAATCCTCATGTGGTTGTGTGTGAAGGAAGCGGATGTTCAACAGTCATCCATGCTTCAGGAAAAAAAGCAGGGATTAAAGAATCGAATGGAAGCTACTA